Proteins found in one Emys orbicularis isolate rEmyOrb1 chromosome 23, rEmyOrb1.hap1, whole genome shotgun sequence genomic segment:
- the ZBTB8B gene encoding zinc finger and BTB domain-containing protein 8B, which produces MEMQSYYTKLLGELNEQRKRDFFCDCSIIVEGRIFKAHKNILFANSGYFRALLIHYIQDSGRHSTASLDIVTSEAFSIILDFLYSGKLDLCGENVIEVMSAASYLQMTDVVNFCKTYIRSSLDICRKIEREAAFYQADSGSSSSVREGTSYGTKSQCSASVSSLQEKERISDCQRDPPCGECSSCHPMELVVRDPESSDSPDDINSSLPKGVVEPKVEFDSDEVEVEVGERLQQYPTPLSLEQMEEGLHSGQAMDLACNNYHMKQFLEALLRSSAAQRKDDVVHHFVRGFEGRPEDAGVAMSSMMDIHSDWYGEDTGDVLVVPIKLHKCPFCPYTAKQKGILKRHIRSHTGERPYPCETCGKRFTRQEHLRSHALSVHRSNKPIICKGCRRTFTSSLSQGLRRFGLCDSCTCVTTTHEDSMPINLSLMEPSSEGQEKGDTDNDWPIYVESGEENDPADDDDADDKQEIHRSLSDREALM; this is translated from the exons ATGGAGATGCAGTCATATTACACGAAACTCTTGGGAGAGCTCAATGAGCAAAGAAAGAGGGATTTCTTTTGTGACTGCAGTATTATTGTGGAAGGCAGGATCTTCAAAGCTCACAAGAACATTCTCTTTGCCAATAGTGGCTACTTCAGAGCCTTATTGATTCATTACATTCAAGACAGTGGGCGACACAGCACTGCTTCTTTGGACATTGTTACTTCAGAGGCCTTCTCCATCATCCTAGATTTCCTTTATTCAGGGAAGCTGGATCTTTGTGGAGAAAATGTTATTGAAGTCATGTCCGCAGCTAGCTACTTGCAGATGACTGATGTGGTCAATTTTTGCAAAACATACATCAGGTCATCGCTAGATATTTGCagaaaaatagagagagaagctgctttctATCAGGCTGATAGCGGAAGCTCTAGTTCTGTCAGAGAGGGCACTTCTTATGGTACAAAGAGCCAGTGCTCTGCCTCCGTCTCTTCTCTGCAAGAAAAGGAAAGGATTTCTGATTGTCAGAGAGATCCTCCCTGTGGTGAATGTAGCAGCTGCCACCCAATGGAACTTGTGGTGAGAGACCCTGAAAGCAGTGATTCTCCAGATGACATTAATTCTTCTCTGCCCAAAGGGGTAGTAGAACCAAAAGTAGAATTTGACTCTGATGAAgtggaagtagaagtgggtgaacGACTACAGCAGTATCCAACTCCGTTATCTCTTGAGCAGATGGAAGAGGGGCTGCACAGTGGCCAGGCAATGGACTTAGCCTGCAATAACTATCATATGAAACAGTTCCTGGAGGCCCTGCTACGCAGCAGTGCGGCTCAAAGAAAAGATGATGTGGTTCATCACTTTGTTCGGGGCTTTGAGGGTAGGCCAGAAGATGCAGGGGTGGCCATGAGTTCCATGATGGACATTCACAGCGACTGGTACGGTGAGGATACAG gtgatGTGTTAGTTGTGCCAATCAAGCTCCACAAATGCCCGTTCTGTCCCTACACGGCTAAGCAGAAGGGAATACTAAAACGGCACATTCGCTCTCATACAGGGGAGAGACCCTACCCTTGTGAGACGTGCGGCAAACGCTTCACCCGGCAGGAGCACCTTCGGAGTCATGCTCTGAGT GTGCACCGATCAAACAAGCCAATTATCTGCAAGGGTTGCAGAAGAACGTTCACAAGTAGCCTATCGCAGGGATTACGGCGCTTTGGCTTGTGTGACAGCTGCACTTGTGTAACGACTACGCATGAGGATTCAATGCCCATTAACCTCAGTCTGATGGAACCTTCATCAGAAGGTCAAGAAAAGGGTGATACAGACAATGATTGGCCTATATATGTAGAATCTGGTGAGGAAAATGATCcagctgatgatgatgatgctgaTGATAAGCAGGAGATCCATAGAAGCTTATCAGACCGAGAGGCACTTATGTAG
- the LOC135893855 gene encoding zinc finger and BTB domain-containing protein 8A-like produces MDISSHQSRLLQQLNEQRRQDLFCDCSILVEGKVFKAHRNVLFASSGYFKMLLSQSSKDMSQPTTATFHMFSPDTFMVILDFVYSGKLSLTGQNVIEVMSAASYLQMTDIISVCKTFIKSSLDISEKEKDRYFSLSEKDLNSNGTESPCLYSTEWRVESSPPHSQMDSDVGVSMVGGNSWSNCTYYSASQRNTQQSHLTKQTQRRHSFKKRIRHLGLPQSTDVPHCKSRKLGDRASEPTSHISQSEEQTQLDTEVDFAHAGYQHGLRSEVLPRSLLETQQEHESSRSANKSKSSKADELYANMPTILGVMGSWIEDDVRFKCPFCTHMVKRKADLKRHLRCHTGERPYPCEACGKRFTRLEHLRSHFRTIHQACKPICRKCKRHVTDMTGQVVQEGTRRYRLCNECLVEAGIESIPIDLEAEQSLGFSPEEEDKDSRWHFGEEHRTKEVVEDDSAGLVIQEVDDSEDEAEKKEVKPNIS; encoded by the exons aTGGATATTTCTTCTCATCAATCTCGCCTCCTACAGCAACTGAATGAGCAGCGCAGGCAAGACTTATTCTGTGACTGCAGTATCCTGGTTGAGGGGAAGGTCTTCAAAGCACATCGCAATGTGCTGTTTGCCAGTAgtggttattttaaaatgctccttTCTCAGAGCTCAAAAGACATGAGTCAGCCAACAACTGCTACCTTTCACATGTTCTCCCCTGATACTTTTATGGTCATTCTGGACTTTGTGTATTCAGGCAAGTTATCTCTTACTGGTCAAAATGTGATTGAGGTAATGTCAGCTGCCAGCTACCTGCAGATGACAGATATCATTAGTGTTTGTAAGACTTTCATTAAATCTTCACTGGACATCAGTGAGAAGGAGAAGGATCGCTACTTCAGTCTTTCAGAAAAAGATCTGAACAGTAATGGAACTGAGAGTCCATGCTTATATAGCACAGAATGGAGAGTAGAAAGCAGTCCCCCGCATTCTCAAATGGACTCTGATGTAGGGGTATCTATGGTGGGTGGAAATTCCTGGAGTAATTGCACCTACTACTCAGCTTCACAAAGGAACACCCAACAATCTCACTTGACCAAACAGACTCAAAGACGGCATTCCTTTAAAAAACGTATCAGGCATCTTGGATTGCCACAGTCCACTGACGTCCCCCATTGTAAATCAAGGAAACTTGGAGATAGAGCTTCAGAACCTACTAGCCACATTTCTCAATCTGAAGAGCAAACTCAGCTTGATACAGAAGTTGACTTTGCCCATGCTGGGTATCAACATGGTCTGAGATCAGAGGTGTTGCCAAGGAGCTTGCTAGAGACCCAGCAGGAGCATGAATCATCTAGATCAGCCAACAAGTCTAAATCATCAAAAGCAGATGAGCTATATGCAAATATGCCCACAATTTTAGGTGTTATGGGGAGTTGGATTGAAG ATGATGTGAGGTTCAAGTGCCCATTTTGTACCCATATGGTGAAGCGGAAAGCAGACCTAAAGCGTCACCTTCGTTGTCATACAGGGGAGCGACCCTATCCATGTGAGGCATGTGGTAAAAGATTCACAAGGCTAGAGCATCTGCGTAGCCATTTTCGAACA aTTCATCAGGCTTGTAAGCCAATATGCAGAAAGTGTAAGCGCCACGTGACTGACATGACAGGGCAAGTGGTGCAAGAAGGAACAAGGCGCTACAGACTGTGTAATGAATGTCTGGTTGAAGCTGGTATAGAAAGCATTCCTATTGACTTGGAGGCTGAACAATCACTTGGGTTTTCACCAGAAGAAGAGGACAAGGATTCTAGGTGGCACTTTGGTGAAGAACACAGAACTAAAGAAGTTGTGGAGGATGACTCTGCTGGCTTAGTCATCCAGGAAGTTGATGATAGTGAAGATGAGGCTGAGAAAAAGGAAGTAAAGCCAAATATTAGTTAG